A portion of the Desulfurobacterium atlanticum genome contains these proteins:
- the mqnC gene encoding cyclic dehypoxanthinyl futalosine synthase, giving the protein MLARIKEKIINNERISDEEAIYLLEIENLLELGILANFVRNKLHPDKAVTFVIDRNINYTNICICKCKFCAFYKEKEDKGSYILSKEELKRKIEETIELGGTAILIQGGLHPDLKIEFFEEMLLFIKKHFPEIHIHGFSAPEILHIAINSNISVKETILRLKKAGLGSIPGGGAEILVDRVREKIAPLKAKTKEWLNVHKTAHKLGLRTTATMMFGSVDTDEDIVSHLKVIRKLQDETGGFTAFIPWSYQPDFTELGREVKEKASGIRYLKVLAVSRIYLDNIENIQASWVTQGGKIAQVALKFGANDFGSLMIEENVVAAAGVKYRLPLSEIIRLIKDAGYKPVQRTTLYEKIKEF; this is encoded by the coding sequence ATGCTTGCAAGAATAAAAGAGAAAATAATAAATAACGAAAGGATTTCTGATGAAGAAGCTATCTATTTATTGGAAATAGAAAATCTTTTAGAATTGGGAATACTTGCAAACTTCGTTAGGAATAAACTTCATCCTGACAAAGCTGTAACATTTGTCATAGACAGAAACATCAATTACACCAATATATGTATCTGTAAATGTAAATTTTGTGCATTTTATAAAGAAAAAGAGGATAAAGGAAGCTATATCCTCTCCAAGGAGGAATTGAAAAGAAAAATAGAGGAAACCATTGAGCTTGGTGGAACAGCTATTTTAATTCAAGGTGGACTACATCCAGACTTAAAAATTGAATTTTTTGAAGAGATGCTTCTTTTTATTAAAAAACATTTTCCGGAAATCCACATACATGGATTCTCTGCTCCAGAAATTTTACATATAGCAATAAACTCCAATATTTCAGTGAAGGAAACTATTTTAAGGCTAAAAAAAGCAGGGCTTGGTTCAATTCCAGGAGGAGGAGCAGAAATACTGGTAGACAGAGTAAGGGAAAAGATAGCTCCCTTAAAAGCAAAAACAAAAGAGTGGCTTAATGTCCATAAAACAGCGCACAAATTAGGACTTAGAACAACGGCTACAATGATGTTTGGAAGTGTTGATACTGATGAAGATATAGTTTCTCATCTTAAAGTTATAAGGAAGCTTCAGGATGAAACCGGCGGATTTACCGCTTTTATTCCCTGGAGTTATCAACCAGATTTTACAGAACTTGGAAGAGAAGTTAAAGAGAAAGCTTCAGGGATAAGATATCTAAAAGTTCTTGCAGTTTCCAGAATATACCTTGATAACATAGAAAACATTCAAGCTTCATGGGTTACTCAGGGTGGAAAAATAGCGCAGGTTGCACTTAAATTTGGAGCCAACGACTTCGGTTCATTGATGATAGAGGAAAATGTGGTTGCCGCAGCTGGAGTAAAATATCGGTTACCTCTTTCAGAAATTATCAGATTGATAAAGGACGCAGGTTATAAACCGGTTCAAAGAACAACCCTTTATGAAAAGATAAAGGAATTTTGA
- a CDS encoding NUDIX domain-containing protein: MKPVVNIKTPFLTVDGIINIQDDKGNFTGVVLIERKYPPIGLALPGGFVDYGETVEEAVIREMKEETGLDVIILRQFHVYSDPARDPRQHTVSVVFECVARGTPQGQDDAKKAIVVPYKEIPFEKLVFDHKKILIDYLHNKNAIFK; encoded by the coding sequence GTGAAACCTGTAGTAAACATAAAAACACCGTTTCTAACCGTAGATGGAATAATAAATATTCAGGATGATAAAGGAAATTTTACAGGGGTTGTTCTCATTGAAAGAAAATATCCTCCCATCGGTCTCGCTCTTCCCGGCGGATTTGTTGACTACGGCGAAACTGTGGAAGAGGCTGTTATAAGAGAAATGAAAGAAGAAACAGGACTTGACGTCATCATATTAAGACAGTTCCATGTATATTCAGATCCAGCAAGAGACCCAAGACAACATACCGTATCTGTTGTATTTGAATGTGTGGCACGGGGAACACCACAGGGGCAGGATGACGCAAAAAAAGCAATAGTTGTTCCATACAAAGAAATTCCTTTTGAAAAGCTTGTGTTTGATCACAAAAAAATACTGATAGATTACCTACATAACAAAAATGCAATATTTAAGTAG
- the queA gene encoding tRNA preQ1(34) S-adenosylmethionine ribosyltransferase-isomerase QueA — translation MKVSLFDYELPEELIAKEPAEPRDSARLLVLNRKTGEIEHRIFRDIIHYMNKGDVLVINNTKVIPARLIGKFPTGGSAEIFLVRQIKENVWEVIGKPGRKLKPGKKVIFDENFYCEIVERKEEGKRIVEFFTTDGEATLNKIYKIGKMPLPPYINREETEKDKEEYQTVFAKEEGAVAAPTAGLHFTAELLEKLKEKGVIIKEITLHVGLGTFKPVKVEEVEEHKMHYESYKVPKDTAIEIEKAKKEGRRVIAVGTTVVRTLETCFNEKGIATSLEGSTNLFIYPGYNFKVIDGLITNFHLPKSTLLMLVSAFAGRERILNAYEEAVKKRYRFFSYGDAMFIY, via the coding sequence ATGAAGGTATCCCTTTTTGATTATGAGCTTCCTGAAGAACTTATAGCAAAAGAACCGGCAGAGCCAAGAGACAGTGCCAGACTGCTTGTTCTAAACAGAAAAACCGGAGAGATAGAACACAGAATTTTCAGAGATATTATTCATTATATGAACAAAGGAGATGTTCTTGTTATAAACAATACGAAAGTTATACCTGCAAGATTGATCGGAAAATTCCCCACCGGCGGCAGTGCAGAAATATTTTTAGTAAGACAGATAAAGGAAAATGTCTGGGAAGTTATTGGAAAGCCGGGAAGGAAACTTAAACCCGGAAAAAAGGTTATTTTTGACGAAAATTTTTACTGTGAAATCGTTGAGCGGAAAGAAGAAGGCAAAAGAATCGTTGAATTTTTCACAACTGATGGAGAGGCAACCTTAAATAAAATTTATAAAATTGGAAAAATGCCCCTTCCACCTTATATAAACAGAGAGGAAACAGAAAAAGATAAAGAGGAATATCAAACTGTCTTTGCAAAAGAGGAAGGAGCAGTAGCAGCACCAACAGCAGGACTCCACTTTACAGCAGAACTTCTTGAAAAGCTTAAAGAAAAAGGTGTAATAATAAAGGAAATAACTCTTCACGTCGGACTTGGAACATTTAAACCTGTAAAAGTTGAAGAAGTTGAAGAACATAAAATGCACTATGAAAGTTATAAAGTACCAAAAGATACAGCTATTGAAATAGAAAAAGCAAAAAAAGAGGGAAGAAGGGTAATAGCTGTTGGCACAACAGTTGTAAGAACTCTTGAAACCTGCTTTAACGAAAAAGGAATAGCTACATCACTTGAAGGTTCAACAAATCTTTTTATATATCCGGGATATAATTTTAAAGTAATTGATGGATTGATTACAAATTTTCATCTTCCAAAATCAACTTTACTTATGCTTGTGTCAGCTTTTGCAGGCAGAGAGAGGATACTAAATGCGTATGAAGAGGCTGTTAAGAAAAGGTATCGTTTTTTTAGCTATGGCGATGCTATGTTTATCTATTAA
- a CDS encoding DUF3108 domain-containing protein, whose translation MRMKRLLRKGIVFLAMAMLCLSIKAFGKEQTKEFYPMHNYNVEGTDYDFNGEELKYSLHWWIFHIADAKSWITKENKNGILYYKFQSKVKTAGVVAFFKGVEDEGYSLWDTRFLSPRKTFLSQREKRYIRDKLFSYDLENMTLTVVSKKPGEKEKIKTYEIPAIPVEDIMTGIYFFRKYGIFEIGAETVFPVFTGSRFINTKVKVLKKEKVKVPAGTFETFKCALSGEVTPKGVFKMDKDVYMWLTTDERHLPVKIEGEVLIGSVVAELIRYKKGVKK comes from the coding sequence ATGCGTATGAAGAGGCTGTTAAGAAAAGGTATCGTTTTTTTAGCTATGGCGATGCTATGTTTATCTATTAAAGCTTTCGGTAAAGAACAGACAAAGGAGTTTTACCCGATGCACAACTACAATGTTGAAGGAACAGATTACGATTTTAACGGGGAAGAACTTAAATACAGCTTACACTGGTGGATTTTCCACATAGCTGATGCAAAAAGCTGGATTACAAAAGAGAATAAAAACGGAATTCTCTATTACAAATTCCAGTCAAAAGTTAAAACCGCAGGTGTTGTAGCTTTTTTTAAAGGCGTTGAAGATGAAGGATACAGCTTATGGGATACAAGATTCCTCTCACCAAGAAAAACTTTCCTTTCCCAAAGAGAGAAAAGGTACATAAGAGACAAACTTTTCAGTTATGACCTTGAAAACATGACTCTTACAGTTGTATCAAAAAAGCCGGGAGAGAAAGAGAAAATTAAAACTTACGAGATACCGGCAATCCCTGTAGAAGATATAATGACAGGAATCTATTTCTTCAGAAAATACGGAATTTTTGAAATCGGAGCAGAAACAGTATTCCCGGTATTTACAGGAAGCAGATTTATAAATACAAAAGTGAAAGTTTTAAAAAAAGAGAAGGTAAAAGTGCCTGCAGGAACCTTTGAAACCTTCAAGTGTGCCCTATCAGGAGAAGTAACTCCGAAAGGTGTGTTTAAAATGGATAAAGATGTCTATATGTGGCTTACAACAGATGAAAGGCACCTTCCTGTTAAAATTGAAGGGGAAGTTCTCATAGGTTCTGTCGTTGCAGAACTTATAAGGTATAAAAAAGGAGTGAAAAAGTGA